The following nucleotide sequence is from Synchiropus splendidus isolate RoL2022-P1 chromosome 1, RoL_Sspl_1.0, whole genome shotgun sequence.
GATCCTCAACCTGAGGTTGCAATTAGATCATTTTTGTTGAAATGACAGAAGCAGATGTGAAATGTCAATATGCTTTTTTTATTAGCTGACACAGATTCCTGCCCCCTCGTTGTCTCTACTGCCACAGAGACTGAACCTcattcacactcactcacacatagACTTAAAACTCacaccagacaaaaaaaattgcATCAAAGTTACACTGAAGTTGTTTATGAAGAAGAAAGTTTCAAGTTGGGACTCTGACCCATGTCCTTGCTAACCGTGTAATATCTGGGTCCATGTTCCTACAAGCACATTCATGGTTGATTAATATGATGTTCAATATCAAAGATGCTCCTCTTCACAAAACCACCAGAGCCGCCTGAGGTGGGATGTTGGTGTGGATGGCTCCTGAAGGAAGGCGCCTCTCATGCAGGAATTATTCAgtgatggaaacaaaaacactccTTTCAGTCCGTCCACTTCGATGTATCCAAATGTGAAAAAGAACGGTCAGCTGCTCCCTCCAAACCTGAGCACCTAGGTTGAGAGACATTAACCAGGTTAGAGGTGCAGCTCCAGATCAGGATATCTTTAAATGACACAGCTTGATAGATGCGCCAGCAGGCCAATGAGTCAGTGACACAGAGGTCGGGATCTCCACACATGAGCAGCACTCTTGGTTTCGTCATTACCCAGCTAGTGTTACCCATCAATACCGTGCCAACGTACCACGTCAGAGCGTCACTGCTGATCCTCATTGCCGGTGCTGGGCGCACGATTGCGCATTTGACTCCTCAGCTGTTCAATGAGTTCAGGattctgctgctgcatctgctgaGCAAACTGTTGACCTCTGCAACACACGTGTTGAAGACCCTTCAAACTGATGTGAACATGATTACTCCAACATCAAGtctaatgaaatattttaaatatttaaccaCCCAGGTgttaaatacaaacacaaagtTACTACCTTCAAGTGGATCAGAACTTTCAGTGGGTCTTTACCAGGAGATGACCTGACCCTGAACTGAACTCCTACAGCTCTCGTTGAGGCATAACAGTTTTCTACTCATCCAACAGGAGGTTATGATATCCCCGAAATTATTACTATCTTAGTAACGGTGTCATGTACGTACGCTTGGATCAGTCCCGATAAATCTCCGGGTCctggagcagaagaggaggcagcTGTGTTAGGAGCCCCAGCTCCGCCCATCCCACCGTATGCACCGGACATCATCCCCGACATCCTGCCAGACCCAACACAGGGTTAGCTTGTGAGCCTAGCAGAAACATACAGGTGAGGTGGAAAAAGAGCATCTTACATCTGCAGGACCTGAGGGTTGTTCATCATCGATGACGCCTGCAGGCAAACCATATTTGGAGATCAGAAGATGGTCCTCACTCACACATGACGAAAGTACGTTTGGGAAAATCATACAATAACACAGTCTGAGGAGAGCAAACGGGCTTACCATGTTCATGAAGCCCGGATTACTGAGCAGGCCGGCGAGGTCGACTCCTCCCAAGCCTGCGctctgacacaaacaaaaacacacgcaGTCAGGACCGgtgtcaaacaaacacagcttCTTTTCTGGCCGCTCTTACCGGGCTGGCcgtctccatcttctcctctgcGATCTTCAGGTTGGCCTTGTATGTGTCGTTGTCGGGGTCCAGTTCTAGAGCTTTCTTGTAGAAGCCCACAGCCTCAGTGTGCTTGTTGAGGCTGGTCAAAGCCAAACTGAAACACCAGAGGGCGCAACAAAACCTCAGTCCCCAGTAGAATAACATAACAGGCTTAAAAAGTACCTATATTGAGAGGCATTTCAGtccatttcatttattattattcagaatACGATCACCAATTCTTGTACTTGATTAAGTACAACAAAGAGAAGTCATACACATGTTTCTCTCTTGTGCACAGACATAAATAATCAATGATCACCTTTAGTTGGCAATGCTGTGTGTGGGACAACACAATAACTGAAATCTGCAAGTTACATCAAACATTTCAGCAGGATGTTTTCCCATTCATGTGAGCAGCTGACGCGGTGGTGCATGATTTCATCTTAGCTCAACTGACCTGGCATCAGCGGTCTATATCTCCGAGCTAACATTAGTGCTTTCACCATCTACTTTCCACCACCACCTCGGCAAGAGCTTCCAAGTTGGGCACCAAAATTCTGGGGGGAGGCTCACCCCATCCTGCCGTAGGCTTTGCTGTAGTTGGGGTCGATGCTGATGGCCTCTTCACAGTCCTGCACTGCGCCAGCGTAGTTCCCTAGTTTACTGTACGCTGCAGCcctgcacacatacacacacacaattaaaaTGAACACATGGCAGGATTGTGAATCAATGTAGTGTTTGTACACTACCCTCGTCCACcattcactttattttatcaCAGGCATCTGGGGTCTGACAAGTGTGTTTGTATTGGATTGGATTAGATTGTATTGTATTTCTGCAGACGGGACTGTCGAACATGTCATGcccacacatgatgtcatggtTCGTGACCTCTAACCAATTTTTGAAGGTTTCAGCCAGGAGCCAATTTCTCGGGTTCTGAAACAGTTTTTCTTCCAGTCCAAAAAAGGATATAGTGGCTATTGATAAAGACTGTGAGCAGCGGAGGAGGTGACCGCAATTTACACAGCACAGAGCTTTATTTGCTCCACATCTGGGCTGCTTCAAATTGGCGACGGTTCTATTTTTCGTGCTCTCCATGCCGGCAGCACTTTAGGTTGGAGTGGAGATGattgttcagacaggaaatcgGCTGGTCAAAAGCGATGTAGGTCCGGGAAAATTTCACAGTGTagatcaggggtgtcaaactggtCTTCAgagggtgcaggcttttgttccaaccattcAGGAGGACACCACCTCAACAATCAGGTGTCTAAAGGCTTTAATCAGGAGATGATCTCTCTGGTGCTGTATCTTTCAGCTGACACCAGACTAGCTCACCTATATGTGCTTGCGGGCTTGGAACAATAACCTGAATCTGCCGcagcccctttgtggatcaATTTGACAGTTCCGTCTGTGATCTTGATTTAATCCTGGTCTCCTGCTCTCCTCAttatccttcatgtttccttctcaaacCTCTGAATGGGAAGTACAGATTTTAAATTCGAACAACTAAAAATGCAGGCAAATCCACTGTGTGTTGTAAAACGTCGATATTTGGTGTCTATGTGTCGCTTTTTTATAGTGACAGAGCCACGGGACTGACAATTCTCGTGTGACCAAGTGGAGACAAAACGCTCCACTCCAGTTCCTGGAGTGAAAATTCCACGCAGCCCCGCCTCATCATTTATAAACAACACAAAGTGGCTATCCTGATGACTGACCTGTTGCAGTAGTAGACGGCGTTCTGAGGGTTGAGGGCAATGGCCTTGGAGTAAAACTCAACTGCAGCGCTAAAGTTCTCCACTTTCATCTGGTCATTGCCTGTACACGAAGAAGGTTTAGACTTAAATGCTCAAATAACATCCGACCAATCACTATCGTGATCTCACCATCCGTTttcagtctctctgcctcagctCTCTGTTCCTCACTGATGGAGTTCGGGGTGGCGTTGTTGTTGGCGTGTGACTGAGCAGGAAACTGCACCAGTAAAGAGATGGTTTGAGAAACTGGGAGACAGCTACATAGTGGATCTTGACACCACTGACATGCTTCACCTTTTCTGTAGCCGAAGCAAAAATCTCTGGTAATGACATTGGGACTGCCAGACTCTGGTCGTCCGTGGAAACTTCAAATGCTGTCTCCAGACACTGAACAGCAACTGCAGAACAATTACAACAGAAGAAAGGATCATAACTATATACAGCATTATTAGGATTAGGATCTCGTATCTCTACACATCGAATGATTAATAGGTCATCGAGCATCGTAAGAAACCGGGGCAAACTTTCTGATGCTCTTGGAATCCTGACAATTTTGGCATTTCAATTCATGGTATCAATGCCGAGACTgtgaaacagaaatgttttcttCTACAGCGATCGCTCACTACAGAAGACACTAGAGTGTCCGGAGAAGCACAACCACTGCATCACTGGAATCCATTCAATAACAGATAATTATGAGTTAAAATACCGGTCAAGATCTCTCAGCACTGTGAGTGTGACTTGAGTGGATAGATGGCCATGGAGTAAATCAGAGGAATCTCTTGATCTACATGTATTTTTAGTTAGAACGGACTCACACATCAGACTTAATCAGAGCTGTGTTAATGTGCTCAAGTTCAGCATAGTTTACAGTGATTTACtcttaataataaaagaaatacatGACACAAGTTTGGTTAAGAGCAACAATGCGTAAGATTGATCTGACCAACTTGACTCATGTGTTGTGCAGAAAAATGTTTAAGTAGCTGTAGCAGACACTCGTGCATGTGTGTAAATGTGGGTAAAGGTTTTAAAAACCAAAGCTCATCAATTCAAACACATCCTATACTCAAGCCCAAAACAAGGCATCCGAGTCAGAACCAGAATTGCAAACAATGTCCAACCCTGATTCGAGTCCTTCATCAtgaatgaatttcaatttttaaatgttataGAACCTTTCgttggaacagaaaaaaaaaaatcatcagctGTAACAGGAAACAGAATTTGTAACCATAATATtggtcaaacaaacacaaaccttCCAAGCTTTCCTGAGCGGAAGAGGACAGGTCTCCAGACCGGAGCTGGGCATGGAGGAATTGGATAATGGAAAAGGCCAGTGGCTTGTTGTCGGTCATGATGATGGAGGCTCAGACCTCTCAATGTTCACTGATGGAAACCCTAGAAAGAGATGATCCATGTTTATTCGGAGTCATGGGAGGATCATTCACCACGACAGGACACTCCTGCAGTCATTCTCTAAACCAGTACCATTTATATACGCATAAACCTTCTCAGAAAAGGGCATTTAGTACAACTCCCTCCCTTCATTAGACTGAATGGGAGTCCCACCGTGTTCACCGGCAGATGCACTTAGCATTAGCGCGTGGAAGGTTCGCGCAGCTCAAGTACACTCCAAGTCACAACAGAAGCCAGCGACGATAACCCCGCGGTCAGACACCGTTGTCAATCGACATGTAGTCAACTTGGAAACTCGGAAAGAGTCCACTAGGGCTAACTAGGAATTACAATGTCGAAAATAACCACATCGCCCATTACATGAGCCCTCAGCCGAACTTTTTTTATATAACAGTTCAATCGCCATCACATGGTTGCATGTGGTCGCATTGGTCCACTAACAGCAGATTTCACGGAGATTTCAAAGTTTTGGTGAGAGTGACGTGTAGGAATCACACACGGATGACAGGCTACATGCTAACTAGCTCATGAAACACGTTGTTGGAGCGCAACACCATCCTGATAACCGGATTCAGGGGTGGCTCGTCGTTCACCGTACCAGTTGTCTCTGTTGTGAGATGTAAATCGCCTCTGTTGACGGATGTTTCCCGTAAATACCTCCGGCTTTGGTATTGGACTTGACGAAGCTTCACGGGTATTCTCTGGTTGGCTTGTCGGGAAATTATGACGTCAGAAGAAGGCTGCGTAGAGCGGATGACGTCAAGCCTTCGCTGCTTTCTCGAGGTTAgcgatgaaaaaaatgttgtttgtgGAACTAATAATTATTGAAACACTATGAAAAGAGATTAAAATCACACAGGAAAGTATTATATGTCTTACAAGATGTAATATAAACAACACGAGGGACATATTCCTTTATTACATCGCTGCCTGCGTCTTTTGAACAAAACAAGTTTCACAAATAATAAAAGTcgtcattttgaaaataaaaggagTGTAAAATTGCCCATAGGAGTTGGTTAAAGAGAGGAATATGTACATTAAGGCTACTTCCTACAAAGaccttttattttggaaaatctcAGGAAATCAGATTTGTGTCACCAGTTGGAGCTTTTTTAATCCCGGTACGGGCTGTTTGGCAGCGGACCCAACACACACCTGACTAACTTCGATATCTCTCGATCATGGGCCCCACAGGTGAGTAATGAAATAAGTAAACCTTCGATTTCGCTAGTTGTTCATTTATATTGGCCAAGTCTTTTTAGCAGGCTGCCTTACTCTTGCATACTTTGTCACTAGTGTTAGCTAGCGGCTGCTAGCGActgcctgaatgaatgaattaagaCGTGAATACGGATTTTCTTTCTTCTATACCGGATGAGGTATCGGTTAAATAAACTTTGTATACCGTTTATTTCCTCCAACAAAGCGAAGATAGCCGCATTTGACGACTAGCTGTTTGGCCGTTCGTGCTGCTAACTAGTGAGGCGCAGCTTTACTGCTGCCTCATGCTGCTGACAGAACATTAGTTTGCTCTCGGAGCGATAAAAAATACATCTGTCctcatatctatctatctatctgtctatctatctatctgtctatctatctatctatctatctgtctatctgtctatctgtctatctatctatctatctatctatctgtctatctgtctgtctgtctgtctatctacgtCTATCtacgtctatctatctacctacctacctacctacctatctacctacctacctacctatctacctacctacctatgtatctatctatctacctacctatccatccatctatctacctacctacctatccatctatctacctacctacctatccatctatctacctacctatccatctatctacctacctatctatctgtctatctgtctatctgtctatctatctatctatctatctatctatctatctatctatctatctatcatccatccatccatccatccaaccggCCAGCGATTTGTTGCGAGTGATATCGTTGGTGGGTTATGACCTCGTTCACATGGTGGCGAATACACAGTTATTATACAACAGCTGGTGGGGTGAACATTCAAAGGCTTTTGTTTGTCCAAAGGCTTCGAAATCTTACATCGAGAAGtagtgagaaaaaaataaacattcggGGATCATATGATTCTAACTGTGGTCTTTAAAGAATCACGTCAGATGATTAATCGCTATCTGTTTTACGAGAGTGACCAAGACAGCCGCAGTGGTTACTCTACTTGCATGAAAGTCCAAAACAGTCATCAAAGTAACTTCAGAGAACTGTCCTTGCAGGGTGAATGCTTCAGATGATGTGGCGGCGGTCTCAACTGCTCTTGTGCCATACAGATCATCATGTTCAGCACATCCAGACCAAATGCTTTTAAGATCTGGAGTGCTTTGATAACCACAAGTCATAGACATACAATCAGCTGTGGCGTTGTTGTTATCCACAGTACGATGTGGAGAGCACTGTgatacagtttttaaaaaatctgtttaGAACCATCCTCAATTAGTAGCAGGATGGTCAAATATTTGCCGTACTGACAGGGGAAACTGGATTGGATTATATAAGGATTAATCCTAACATTGAATATTCTTATtctttattacatttttcatttcagtcccCTGAGCTACACTTGTACTCGGCGCTCTTATTTTATGACCTGAATATAGATTTGTCTGAATTAAACATCTACAGCTGAACAAATTGAACATCACCAAATGCAGTCATTTTAGTCTTGGCCATAGAGGACCAGGAGCAATTTAAAGTGGcgcaagttttttttattttcacaaagaTTAATTATACACCAAGACCACAATGGCATGGCTTTATCTAGATTCATAAAATGCCTGAATCAATGATTTGATGTTTATTTCCCTGTGTATAGTATGGCCTGTAGTTTTAACCACAATGTAAACATGgatatttaaaatatgtttaagGATATGTCTACTTCCATGTTAGTTCTCCGTGAGTCTCTTCCCATTTCAGCAAAATTGGTATGTGTTGACTAAAATATCCTGAAGCAAGTCAAATTGAATCCTATATCAAATCCAATTGGAGAGTAACTGCAATATGAAAAGTAGAATTTCGAGATCTCTTCAGGCACTCACTGGAGAAATCCTCACCTCGAGCAATTTAGTCAAGCACAAGAATGGTGCATCACTGagcacctttaaaaaaaacatatacttTTTAACAGAATCAAATCATCAAATAGATCACAGCTATCCTTGAGGACAACAGATAAAACTATTGAGTCTGTATTTCATGATGCAAAAAGCAGCATCTTATGAAGtcttattttcatttccaaaatTGCTACTGTGTGTTTATCCATGACATTGAATCAGAAATATGTGGAATATCAAGTGCTTAAAACACGTTCTTTAATGACCATTACATGAAGTCTATTGTAGCCGTGTTCGCCTCAATAAAGAGAGATCTTGCTCCTGCAGGTGAGGTGGTGTTTAGCAGCCCGGTGCCAGTGTGCTCCGAGAACCGTCTGCGCTGGGATCTGAGTCCTGATGAGATCCAGAAGCTGTCTGAAGAACTCATCGCTGACACTAAGAAGGTGTACGACCGGGTTGGTGCCCTGGACTTGGACGCTGTTACCTTTGAGAACACGCTGAAGGCACTCGCAGATGTGGAGGTCGAGTACACGGGTCTGTGTCCAAACCTCAAACCTTTCCTAAATGGTGTCCATGCTTGTCTTCAACTTACATCTATGATGTAGTCACAGGGACAGGGACCTGTTTTTCTCTGAATTCTGGCAGCTTCAACTGAAGCTACGGATGTGTTCAGTTATGTCACAGAACTATGAGCTACCTGACAAGAATTCATTGATACCTGCTGCCTCAACACATTAAGAAACACAAATGTATGTTGGATGATAAAGAGGTGGTGCCTATGTgttcacgacacacacacaccagaaccTCCTGGTGGCCCTTTTGCTGCCCTTTGTTCTTGACTCAGagcttctgtatttatttttttatccgaACAAAATGGTTTCCAACCAGATAGTTCTGGTGACAAACGTATAGAGGGGTTCTGATGGAATACAGAGACGTTCCATTGTGAGAACATCTGACCTAGTGGCAACTGAGAGCAAAGGTCACATCAGCGGTTTGAAGAGAAAAGGCCGCACCAGCAGTTTGTTTGGACACAGCCACTCACACAGGCTACGGAGAAATTTATAAATGTTTCACCAACAATGATCTGATTCACGAGTGACATGCAGACGTGATCACACAAAAACTATGTCGGACGTGTTTCTCTTTTGAATCAGGGTTGTCTGACAAAATTTGAGGTAAAATTATTACTTAAGGTCACATTCATTCATGAACGCTTAATAGTACAGTATATGCTTTTGCATGTATGTATCAATACATATGCTTTGAATATGGAAAGTATATGTAGCTCCTAAGTCGTCATTAGTATTAGTTAATATTTTGTATGAGCAAAACATTTGTTAAATGAACTGTAAAGTGAAATATGAGTTCCTTGAACTTGATAGGAATATAGAAGTGTTGTAACTGTTAACTAACTCCTTCTTCCGCCACCTCAGTCCAGAGGAACATGCTGGACTTCCCCCAGCACGTCTCTTCCTGCAAGGAGGTGCGAGCAGCCAGCACTGTGGCAGACAAGCTCCTGTCCGAGTTTGATGTGGAGATGAGCATGAGAGAGGACGTGTACCAGAGGATCGTGGCTCTGCAGGTGAGCTGACGGCCGCCAGTCAGTGCGCAGATTTGTGCATTATGTTcagagttttatttgtttaagcTTCACAATTAAACATCCCTCCAAGTGATCAGATTCATCCGTATtctaccactagatggcaacaTTGAGGTCACACGTGAACTT
It contains:
- the sgta gene encoding small glutamine-rich tetratricopeptide repeat-containing protein alpha, with protein sequence MTDNKPLAFSIIQFLHAQLRSGDLSSSAQESLEVAVQCLETAFEVSTDDQSLAVPMSLPEIFASATEKFPAQSHANNNATPNSISEEQRAEAERLKTDGNDQMKVENFSAAVEFYSKAIALNPQNAVYYCNRAAAYSKLGNYAGAVQDCEEAISIDPNYSKAYGRMGLALTSLNKHTEAVGFYKKALELDPDNDTYKANLKIAEEKMETASPSAGLGGVDLAGLLSNPGFMNMASSMMNNPQVLQMMSGMMSGAYGGMGGAGAPNTAASSSAPGPGDLSGLIQAGQQFAQQMQQQNPELIEQLRSQMRNRAPSTGNEDQQ